A region from the Plutella xylostella chromosome 8, ilPluXylo3.1, whole genome shotgun sequence genome encodes:
- the LOC105382534 gene encoding mitochondrial import receptor subunit TOM22 homolog isoform X2, which translates to MNYVIQYISTDTSCNCARSTPKEEMTQNDLLEPSPEPAVSDSLVPSSGPLKEYDDEPDETLSERLWGLTEMFPECIRNGTYAITTKSWCGVKSLYGLSRSIVWVVASSSVILFAPVIFEVERAKVEEMQKSQQKQVLLGTNAALSGPVPAMPPMPR; encoded by the exons ATGAACTATGTAATACAATATATATCAACAGATACTTCTTGCAACTGCGCTCGCAGCACTCCTAAAGAAGAAATGACACAAAATGATTTG TTAGAACCCAGTCCTGAGCCTGCAGTATCTGACTCACTGGTTCCTAGTTCTGGCCCTCTCAAAGAATATGACGAC gaACCTGATGAGACCCTCTCAGAACGACTCTGGGGCCTGACTGAGATGTTCCCCGAGTGCATCCGCAACGGCACCTACGCCATCACCACCAAGTCCTG GTGTGGAGTCAAATCATTATATGGACTGTCCCGCTCCATAGTGTGGGTTGTAGCAAGTTCCTCTGTCATCCTGTTTGCACCAGTTATATTTGAAGTGGAGAGGGCAAAGGTTGAAGAAATGCaaaagagtcaacaaaaacag gttCTGCTGGGCACAAATGCAGCACTTTCTGGGCCAGTGCCTGCGATGCCCCCCATGCCACGATAG
- the LOC105382534 gene encoding mitochondrial import receptor subunit TOM22 homolog isoform X1 — MLMDLTDELEQSDSGMESLTASKDDTPERRPEDIFNPPPLEPSPEPAVSDSLVPSSGPLKEYDDEPDETLSERLWGLTEMFPECIRNGTYAITTKSWCGVKSLYGLSRSIVWVVASSSVILFAPVIFEVERAKVEEMQKSQQKQVLLGTNAALSGPVPAMPPMPR; from the exons ATGCTTATGGATTTGACTGATGAGCTTGAACAGAGCGATAGCGGGATGGAATCTCTCACGGCCAGTAAAGATGATACACCTGAACGTAGACCCGAGGATATATTCAACCCTCCCCCg TTAGAACCCAGTCCTGAGCCTGCAGTATCTGACTCACTGGTTCCTAGTTCTGGCCCTCTCAAAGAATATGACGAC gaACCTGATGAGACCCTCTCAGAACGACTCTGGGGCCTGACTGAGATGTTCCCCGAGTGCATCCGCAACGGCACCTACGCCATCACCACCAAGTCCTG GTGTGGAGTCAAATCATTATATGGACTGTCCCGCTCCATAGTGTGGGTTGTAGCAAGTTCCTCTGTCATCCTGTTTGCACCAGTTATATTTGAAGTGGAGAGGGCAAAGGTTGAAGAAATGCaaaagagtcaacaaaaacag gttCTGCTGGGCACAAATGCAGCACTTTCTGGGCCAGTGCCTGCGATGCCCCCCATGCCACGATAG